In Juglans regia cultivar Chandler chromosome 5, Walnut 2.0, whole genome shotgun sequence, the following are encoded in one genomic region:
- the LOC118343714 gene encoding protein UPSTREAM OF FLC-like isoform X1, whose translation MQVKKAGRKSLSLSIKESNQLCSSNRRRKRRRRMEAQGGEVRRIHIVYFLSHMGHVEHPHLIRVQHFNRNNGVYLRDVKRWLADLRGKDMPEAFAWSYKRRYKTGYVWQDLLDDDLITPISDIEYVLKGSEIVSASFDHHSHSENKASILKRQQQQQQPVEVHAEDQPRQRHSSKVASFEGHPETNTSTDFSSEINQESPLFGSDRSTLTNESLKLEAEMHQQGENLGDSSFCSTPPSKKNKMKSSNKKEKAEKASSSPSSFTKSKSYSSGASSMLRNLITCGAADTNDAALIMMNRADKNKSSFKPNVEAEIRKGERLGGSARVFGTTWNQQQQQENHQQKQQQQQQQHNTWKSYYDRGEDSQKKQSEFPKQKAISSTYKPMAWPNCSQCRKSFKPEKLHSHMKSCKGMKALVKTATVSTEKTPSQAKGSMASSHKESPYGYFLMNE comes from the exons ATGCAGGTGAAGAAGGCCGGGAGGAAAAGTTTAAGTTTGAGTATAAAGGAAAGCAATCAACTG TGCAGCAgcaatagaagaagaaaaagaagaagaagaatggaagCCCAAGGAGGAGAAGTGAGGCGCATACACATCGTTTACTTTCTGAGTCACATGGGTCATGTTGAGCATCCCCATCTTATTCGGGTTCAGCATTTCAACCGCAACAATGGCGTCTATCTACgag atgttAAAAGGTGGCTTGCGGATTTGAGAGGAAAAGACATGCCCGAAGCCTTCGCTTGGTCCTACAAAAg GAGGTACAAGACAGGTTATGTTTGGCAAGATTTGCTGGATGATGACCTTATCACTCCTATCTCAGACATTGAATATGTTCTCAAAGGTTCCGAGATTGTCTCTGCCTCTTTTG ATCATCATTCACACAGCGAAAACAAAGCTTCCATATTGAAaaggcagcagcagcagcagcagcctgTCGAAGTCCATGCGGAAGACCAACCCCGGCAGCGACATTCATCCAAAGTAGCATCATTTGAAGGGCACCCTGAAACCAATACCTCAACAGATTTCTCTTCTGAAATCAATCAAGAATCCCCTTTATTTGGCTCAGATAGGTCAACATTAACTAACGAGTCACTAAAGCTCGAAGCAGAGATGCATCAACAAGGTGAAAACCTCGGAGATTCTTCCTTTTGTTCCACACCACCGAGcaagaagaataaaatgaaGAGCAGCAACAAGAAGGAAAAAGCGGAAAAGGCATCTTCTTCTCCATCGTCATTTACAAAGAGTAAGAGCTATTCAAGTGGAGCTTCGAGTATGCTACGCAATTTGATTACTTGTGGTGCTGCGGATACCAATGATGCTGCGTTGATCATGATGAATAGAGCTGACAAAAACAAATCTTCCTTTAAGCCCAATGTTGAGGCTGAGATTCGTAAAGGAGAGAGATTGGGAGGGTCTGCAAGGGTTTTTGGGACTACTTGGAATCAACAACAGCAGCAAGAAAACCATCAACAAaaacaacagcagcagcagcagcagcacaaTACTTG GAAAAGCTATTATGATCGAGGAGAGGATTCACAGAAGAAGCAGAGTGAATTTCCTAAACAAAAAGCCATTTCAAGTACTTACAAACCAATGGCTTGGCCAAATTGCTC ACAATGCAGAAAGTCGTTCAAGCCAGAAAAATTGCATTCGCACATGAAGTCTTGTAAAGGAATGAAGGCTTTGGTAAAAACTGCAACAGTCTCTACTGAGAAGACCCCATCCCAAGCAAAAGGATCAATGGCATCTTCCCATAAGGAATCACCTTATGGCTATTTTTTGATGAATGAGTAG
- the LOC118343714 gene encoding protein UPSTREAM OF FLC-like isoform X2: MQVKKAGRKSLSLSIKESNQLCSSNRRRKRRRRMEAQGGEVRRIHIVYFLSHMGHVEHPHLIRVQHFNRNNGVYLRDVKRWLADLRGKDMPEAFAWSYKRRYKTGYVWQDLLDDDLITPISDIEYVLKGSEIVSASFDHHSHSENKASILKRQQQQQQPVEVHAEDQPRQRHSSKVASFEGHPETNTSTDFSSEINQESPLFGSDRSTLTNESLKLEAEMHQQGENLGDSSFCSTPPSKKNKMKSSNKKEKAEKASSSPSSFTKSKSYSSGASSMLRNLITCGAADTNDAALIMMNRADKNKSSFKPNVEAEIRKGERLGGSARVFGTTWNQQQQQENHQQKQQQQQQQHNTWKSYYDRGEDSQKKQSEFPKQKAISSTYKPMAWPNCSVKG, encoded by the exons ATGCAGGTGAAGAAGGCCGGGAGGAAAAGTTTAAGTTTGAGTATAAAGGAAAGCAATCAACTG TGCAGCAgcaatagaagaagaaaaagaagaagaagaatggaagCCCAAGGAGGAGAAGTGAGGCGCATACACATCGTTTACTTTCTGAGTCACATGGGTCATGTTGAGCATCCCCATCTTATTCGGGTTCAGCATTTCAACCGCAACAATGGCGTCTATCTACgag atgttAAAAGGTGGCTTGCGGATTTGAGAGGAAAAGACATGCCCGAAGCCTTCGCTTGGTCCTACAAAAg GAGGTACAAGACAGGTTATGTTTGGCAAGATTTGCTGGATGATGACCTTATCACTCCTATCTCAGACATTGAATATGTTCTCAAAGGTTCCGAGATTGTCTCTGCCTCTTTTG ATCATCATTCACACAGCGAAAACAAAGCTTCCATATTGAAaaggcagcagcagcagcagcagcctgTCGAAGTCCATGCGGAAGACCAACCCCGGCAGCGACATTCATCCAAAGTAGCATCATTTGAAGGGCACCCTGAAACCAATACCTCAACAGATTTCTCTTCTGAAATCAATCAAGAATCCCCTTTATTTGGCTCAGATAGGTCAACATTAACTAACGAGTCACTAAAGCTCGAAGCAGAGATGCATCAACAAGGTGAAAACCTCGGAGATTCTTCCTTTTGTTCCACACCACCGAGcaagaagaataaaatgaaGAGCAGCAACAAGAAGGAAAAAGCGGAAAAGGCATCTTCTTCTCCATCGTCATTTACAAAGAGTAAGAGCTATTCAAGTGGAGCTTCGAGTATGCTACGCAATTTGATTACTTGTGGTGCTGCGGATACCAATGATGCTGCGTTGATCATGATGAATAGAGCTGACAAAAACAAATCTTCCTTTAAGCCCAATGTTGAGGCTGAGATTCGTAAAGGAGAGAGATTGGGAGGGTCTGCAAGGGTTTTTGGGACTACTTGGAATCAACAACAGCAGCAAGAAAACCATCAACAAaaacaacagcagcagcagcagcagcacaaTACTTG GAAAAGCTATTATGATCGAGGAGAGGATTCACAGAAGAAGCAGAGTGAATTTCCTAAACAAAAAGCCATTTCAAGTACTTACAAACCAATGGCTTGGCCAAATTGCTC GGTTAAAGGGTAA